The following are encoded together in the Deinococcus multiflagellatus genome:
- a CDS encoding agmatine deiminase family protein: MSDLSPAQDPTPRELGFAMPAEWAPHAATWLSWPADDELWFGHLKAVRGEFAELVRTIARFERVQLLVRDEESDTDARARLHGADVTFHRVPLDDVWVRDNGPIFVQRGGEVALTDWKFNSWGGKFEWHNDDRVPAYVAGHLGVHRWALPFVLEGGGLEVNGAGVGLTTRSCFLTETRNPGLTEEGYTLLLSDMLGVDKLLWLDGGLENDHTDGHIDTITRFTDERTIVTSVESNPDDPNHAVMAKNLADLRAMTDAGGQPFRIVELPLPAHRLEGAEGRLPPTYANFYIGNGFVAVPQYGDPNDARALEVLTPLFPGREVIGLSSRAIIEGGGSFHCVTQQQPAGQPWKPE, from the coding sequence ATGTCTGACCTCTCCCCGGCCCAGGACCCCACCCCGCGCGAACTGGGCTTTGCCATGCCTGCCGAATGGGCCCCCCACGCCGCCACGTGGCTGAGCTGGCCCGCCGACGACGAGCTGTGGTTTGGGCACCTGAAGGCCGTGCGCGGCGAATTTGCGGAGCTGGTGCGCACCATCGCCCGCTTTGAGCGCGTGCAGCTGCTGGTGCGCGACGAGGAGAGCGACACGGACGCCCGCGCCCGCCTGCACGGCGCCGACGTGACCTTTCACCGCGTGCCGCTGGACGACGTGTGGGTGCGCGACAACGGCCCCATTTTCGTGCAGCGCGGCGGGGAAGTGGCCCTGACCGACTGGAAATTCAATTCCTGGGGCGGCAAGTTCGAGTGGCACAACGATGACCGGGTGCCGGCCTACGTGGCCGGGCACCTGGGCGTGCACCGCTGGGCCCTGCCCTTTGTGCTGGAAGGCGGCGGCCTGGAGGTCAACGGCGCCGGGGTGGGCCTGACCACGCGCTCGTGCTTTCTGACCGAGACCCGTAACCCCGGCCTGACCGAAGAGGGCTACACCCTGCTGCTGAGCGACATGCTGGGCGTGGACAAACTGCTGTGGCTGGACGGCGGCCTGGAAAACGACCACACCGACGGCCACATTGACACCATCACCCGCTTCACCGACGAGCGCACCATTGTGACCAGCGTGGAGAGCAATCCTGACGACCCCAACCACGCGGTCATGGCCAAGAATCTGGCCGACCTGAGGGCCATGACAGACGCAGGCGGGCAGCCCTTCCGGATTGTGGAATTGCCCCTGCCCGCCCACCGCCTGGAGGGCGCCGAGGGCCGCCTGCCGCCCACCTACGCCAACTTTTACATTGGCAATGGCTTTGTGGCCGTGCCCCAGTACGGCGACCCCAACGACGCCCGCGCGCTGGAGGTGCTGACCCCGCTGTTCCCCGGCCGCGAGGTGATCGGCCTGAGCAGCCGCGCGATCATTGAGGGCGGCGGCTCGTTCCACTGCGTGACGCAGCAGCAGCCCGCAGGCCAGCCGTGGAAGCCGGAATAG
- a CDS encoding orotate phosphoribosyltransferase, translating to MSDVSGDLLPLLQACGALRPGLTHFRNGLLGDGWIEKGEIMRDPAQLDRVAAWQAQAIAGQFPGATLLVGAPACGAVLAAFVARHLGLPVAFLTLQPAPAWHRMHVPAPGHRAVYVDDLICTGRDARTASAFLRAQGLTVLGVSAWISRTDLGGEQLHTLAPPPFQTWAAHPAQLAGPPRYTNIRE from the coding sequence GTGAGTGATGTTTCCGGGGACCTGCTGCCGCTGTTGCAGGCGTGCGGCGCCCTGCGCCCTGGCCTGACCCACTTTCGCAATGGCCTACTGGGTGACGGCTGGATTGAGAAGGGCGAGATCATGCGCGACCCGGCGCAGCTGGACCGGGTGGCCGCGTGGCAGGCGCAGGCCATCGCCGGGCAGTTTCCTGGGGCCACGCTGCTGGTAGGAGCCCCGGCCTGCGGGGCGGTGCTGGCCGCGTTTGTGGCCCGGCACCTGGGGCTCCCCGTGGCCTTTTTGACCTTGCAGCCAGCCCCCGCGTGGCACCGCATGCATGTGCCGGCCCCTGGCCACCGCGCGGTGTACGTGGACGATCTGATCTGCACGGGCAGGGACGCGCGAACCGCCTCCGCGTTCCTGCGGGCGCAGGGCCTCACGGTTCTGGGGGTCAGCGCGTGGATCAGCCGCACGGACCTGGGTGGCGAACAACTGCACACGCTGGCCCCGCCCCCGTTTCAGACCTGGGCCGCCCATCCGGCCCAGCTGGCGGGCCCGCCCCGGTACACCAACATTCGCGAGTAA
- a CDS encoding ribonuclease catalytic domain-containing protein yields the protein MTMPELTPAQRTEVELLARGKQDKSRTLRDLKLPETPQAAHALLLRAGLWDEARTPYADRLGAALQPVTLPVPPFPEEPRLDLTQLQSYAIDDEGNRDPDDAVAVEPLPGGGTRLWVHVADVAALIAPDSDLDLEARSRGATLYLPDQTVGMVPDALVAQAGLGLHPTTPALSISLDLDQDGNADAVDVALTTVRVTRLTYTGAQAALDAGQEPFVTLARLAAQSRALREAEGALTIDLPEVRVKADEGGAVVTPLPKPDMRAVVQECMTLAGWAAAIYADDHELALPFATQDPPHRDVRGDSLSAHWARRKTLARTRFQPAPGPHAGMGLDLYAQATSPMRRYLDLVVHQQLRAHLTGAEPLSGKAVAARVAQAQMNADATRQAERLSRRHHTLRFVAAQPGRVWPAVVVERRGPQATLLIPELAYDVALSSAVPAGQEVQVELTDVNLPDLTVRARVVG from the coding sequence ATGACCATGCCCGAACTCACACCGGCCCAGCGCACCGAAGTGGAACTGCTGGCCCGGGGCAAACAGGACAAAAGCCGCACCCTGCGCGACCTGAAACTGCCGGAAACCCCGCAGGCGGCCCACGCCCTGCTGCTGCGTGCGGGGCTGTGGGATGAGGCGCGCACGCCCTACGCCGACCGGCTGGGCGCGGCCCTGCAGCCCGTGACGCTGCCGGTGCCGCCCTTTCCCGAGGAGCCGCGCCTGGACCTGACCCAGTTGCAGAGCTACGCCATTGACGACGAGGGCAACCGCGACCCCGACGACGCGGTGGCGGTGGAGCCCCTGCCGGGGGGCGGCACCCGGCTGTGGGTGCATGTGGCGGATGTGGCGGCGCTGATTGCCCCCGACAGCGACCTGGACCTGGAAGCGCGTTCGCGCGGCGCCACCCTGTACCTGCCCGACCAGACGGTGGGCATGGTGCCCGACGCCCTGGTGGCGCAGGCGGGCCTGGGCCTGCACCCCACTACCCCCGCCCTGAGCATCAGCCTGGATCTGGACCAGGACGGCAACGCCGACGCCGTGGATGTGGCCCTGACCACCGTGCGCGTGACCCGGCTGACCTACACGGGGGCGCAGGCGGCGCTGGACGCCGGGCAGGAACCGTTCGTGACGCTGGCGCGGCTGGCGGCCCAGAGCCGGGCCCTGCGCGAAGCCGAAGGGGCCCTGACCATTGATCTGCCCGAGGTGCGTGTGAAGGCCGACGAGGGCGGCGCCGTGGTGACCCCGCTGCCCAAGCCGGACATGCGCGCCGTGGTACAGGAGTGCATGACCCTGGCCGGCTGGGCGGCGGCCATCTACGCTGACGACCACGAACTGGCCCTGCCCTTTGCCACCCAGGACCCCCCGCACCGCGACGTGCGCGGCGACAGCCTCAGCGCCCACTGGGCGCGGCGCAAGACCCTGGCCCGCACCCGCTTTCAACCCGCGCCGGGGCCACACGCAGGCATGGGTCTGGACCTGTACGCCCAGGCCACCAGCCCCATGCGCCGTTATCTGGATCTGGTGGTGCACCAGCAGCTGCGCGCCCACCTGACCGGCGCCGAGCCCCTGAGCGGCAAAGCGGTGGCCGCCCGCGTGGCCCAGGCCCAGATGAACGCCGACGCCACCCGGCAGGCCGAGCGCCTCAGCCGCCGCCACCACACCCTGCGCTTTGTGGCCGCGCAACCGGGGCGCGTGTGGCCCGCCGTGGTGGTGGAGCGGCGCGGCCCCCAGGCCACCCTGCTGATTCCCGAACTGGCCTATGACGTGGCCCTCAGCAGCGCCGTGCCCGCCGGGCAGGAGGTGCAGGTGGAACTAACGGACGTGAACCTGCCGGACCTGACGGTACGCGCCCGCGTGGTGGGCTGA
- a CDS encoding DUF4097 family beta strand repeat-containing protein: MNEQHPQDDFRSHVQRLVAEGKLTAEEARGLLEEAGPVSDLPPVSPASGPALPPPQAEHALHLLVKGYSLTVVQDPALGAPHLSANEEGRLTLDQTPQGWRVARVPGSMHHTGPGQGSLKAILTVPFTPGHVRAEVNGGNLTLPDLAGDMRAEVNGGNVRMGRAASLHAEVNGGNLTAAELGGPTHLRVNGGNLSLKGARTLDASVNGGNLKWAGILSGGDHRVEVNAGNATLYLQEGSSVRLDASVTVGNFRADFPTQRQGGFLNTRHHGQLGSGDATLHSKVAAGSLKVVTQ; the protein is encoded by the coding sequence ATGAATGAACAGCATCCGCAGGACGACTTCCGTTCGCACGTTCAGCGTCTGGTGGCCGAAGGCAAACTCACCGCCGAGGAAGCCCGGGGGCTGCTCGAAGAGGCCGGCCCTGTCTCAGACCTGCCGCCGGTCAGCCCGGCCAGCGGCCCCGCCCTGCCCCCGCCCCAGGCCGAACACGCGCTGCACCTGCTGGTGAAGGGCTACAGCCTGACGGTGGTGCAGGACCCGGCGCTGGGCGCGCCGCACCTCAGCGCCAACGAGGAAGGGCGCCTGACCCTGGACCAGACCCCGCAGGGCTGGCGGGTGGCGCGCGTGCCCGGCTCCATGCACCACACCGGCCCCGGCCAGGGCAGCCTGAAGGCCATCCTGACCGTGCCCTTTACCCCGGGCCATGTGCGCGCCGAAGTGAACGGCGGCAACCTGACCCTGCCCGATCTGGCCGGCGACATGCGCGCCGAGGTGAACGGCGGCAACGTGCGCATGGGCCGCGCCGCCAGCCTGCACGCCGAGGTAAACGGCGGCAACCTGACCGCCGCTGAACTGGGCGGCCCCACCCACCTGCGGGTGAACGGCGGCAACCTTTCCCTGAAGGGCGCGCGCACCCTGGACGCCAGCGTGAACGGCGGCAACCTGAAGTGGGCGGGCATCCTGAGCGGCGGCGACCACCGCGTGGAGGTCAACGCGGGCAACGCCACCCTGTACCTGCAAGAAGGCAGCAGCGTGCGCCTGGACGCCAGCGTGACCGTGGGCAACTTCCGCGCCGACTTTCCCACCCAGCGCCAGGGCGGCTTTCTGAACACCCGCCACCACGGCCAGCTGGGCAGCGGCGACGCCACCCTGCACAGCAAAGTGGCCGCCGGCAGTCTGAAGGTGGTGACCCAGTGA
- a CDS encoding SHOCT-like domain-containing protein, with the protein MKEKIKRILDLIRAGKLTLDDAAPLLAALSPKLALTDSDRELLSALLSREELDSAQVAEHLMLLRGVRDAAPGAPFPPQPPRPPSGPRVVVGGRPGPRMDRFVDRLTGGIDAMVENITSQVEREVSQFERHMHGDSPQPGPSRSARVLRIQVESQHGDEFSANIPVSLAAHLDKLIPPHGRAALESAGFTLETLQLLIEANPAPGPLIDAEDQHGNEVHIALK; encoded by the coding sequence ATGAAAGAAAAGATCAAGCGCATTCTGGACCTGATCCGCGCCGGCAAGCTCACCCTGGACGACGCCGCGCCCCTGCTGGCCGCCCTGAGCCCCAAACTGGCCCTGACCGACAGTGACCGCGAGCTGCTGAGCGCCCTTCTCTCCCGCGAGGAACTGGACAGTGCCCAGGTGGCCGAACACCTGATGCTGCTGCGCGGGGTGCGCGACGCCGCGCCAGGCGCTCCCTTTCCGCCCCAGCCGCCCCGCCCCCCCTCCGGCCCGCGCGTGGTGGTGGGTGGCCGCCCCGGGCCCCGCATGGACCGCTTTGTGGACCGCCTGACTGGAGGCATAGACGCTATGGTCGAGAACATCACGTCTCAAGTTGAACGCGAGGTGTCGCAGTTCGAGCGCCACATGCACGGCGACAGCCCCCAGCCCGGCCCCAGCCGCTCGGCCCGGGTGCTGCGCATTCAGGTGGAATCCCAGCACGGCGACGAGTTCAGCGCCAACATTCCCGTGAGCCTCGCCGCCCACCTCGACAAGCTGATTCCGCCCCACGGCCGCGCCGCCCTGGAAAGCGCCGGCTTCACCCTCGAAACCCTGCAACTGCTCATCGAGGCCAACCCCGCCCCCGGCCCCCTGATTGACGCCGAGGACCAGCACGGCAACGAAGTCCACATTGCGCTGAAGTAA
- a CDS encoding DUF2089 domain-containing protein, with translation MRPLPLPFPDETEAPLVTELRFPTSGVTVRGVFELNEFAVLSPENLEFLRLYIRVRGNLKEVERVLGLSYPTVRARFDTLLRAIGYEPEQADPQAEVLASLERGEITPDEAARKLRR, from the coding sequence ATGCGCCCCCTGCCCCTGCCCTTTCCCGATGAAACCGAGGCCCCGCTGGTCACCGAGCTGCGTTTTCCCACCAGCGGCGTGACGGTGCGCGGGGTGTTTGAACTGAACGAATTTGCGGTGCTCAGCCCGGAAAACCTGGAGTTTCTGCGCCTGTACATCCGCGTGCGCGGCAACCTGAAAGAGGTCGAGCGGGTGCTGGGCCTGAGTTACCCCACCGTGCGCGCCCGCTTCGACACCCTGCTGCGCGCCATCGGCTACGAGCCGGAGCAGGCTGACCCCCAGGCCGAAGTGCTGGCCAGCCTGGAACGCGGCGAAATCACGCCAGACGAGGCCGCGCGCAAGCTGCGGCGGTAG
- a CDS encoding GNAT family N-acetyltransferase, whose translation MPTIRPATLQDAPAIAAIHTGSWRETYAGLMPADFLARMTDDAQRGRRAAFWAQNIAAGQDAVLVAEDAGAVIAFASAGAPRDHEGYDAELFTLYSRRAVQGRGTGRALLRAVADTLQARGAQSMALWVLDVNPTRHWYARQGAAEAGEKVQPIPGGELREVRMVWADLSTVAAGP comes from the coding sequence ATGCCCACCATCCGCCCGGCCACGCTGCAGGACGCCCCAGCCATTGCGGCCATTCATACGGGGAGCTGGCGCGAAACCTACGCGGGGCTGATGCCCGCCGATTTTCTGGCGCGCATGACCGACGACGCGCAGCGTGGGCGCCGGGCCGCCTTCTGGGCCCAGAACATCGCGGCGGGCCAGGACGCCGTGCTGGTGGCCGAGGACGCGGGCGCGGTGATCGCCTTTGCCTCGGCGGGCGCCCCGCGCGATCACGAGGGCTACGACGCCGAACTGTTCACGCTGTACAGCCGCCGCGCCGTTCAGGGACGGGGCACAGGCCGGGCCCTGCTGCGCGCCGTGGCCGACACCCTGCAGGCACGCGGCGCGCAGAGCATGGCCCTGTGGGTGCTGGACGTGAACCCCACGCGGCACTGGTACGCCCGCCAGGGCGCGGCCGAGGCCGGCGAGAAGGTGCAGCCCATCCCCGGCGGCGAACTGCGCGAGGTGCGGATGGTGTGGGCAGACCTGAGCACCGTGGCCGCCGGTCCCTGA
- a CDS encoding Crp/Fnr family transcriptional regulator encodes MNYPSLVWHLKRTELFADLELAELERVAASTPYRSYGPGEVIYRMDDPADALYFVRSGLVKISKLFPNGKEAILGVIGQHDTFGELLLQPEERRPTQAEALERTTLIVLPRSELQKLLGSKPDLAMKLIRLMAARLFEAQAWTATVSAYSAPERVASLLYRLAREFGRPHSQGVELNLKLNQEDIARMVGATRETVSHSLGKLKQDGAIVRARTPIIVRMDALKRYIEQGS; translated from the coding sequence ATGAACTATCCGAGCCTGGTCTGGCACCTCAAGAGAACGGAGCTGTTCGCCGACCTTGAACTTGCCGAACTGGAGCGCGTGGCGGCCAGCACGCCTTACCGCTCGTATGGGCCCGGCGAAGTGATCTACCGTATGGACGACCCGGCCGACGCGCTGTACTTCGTGCGCAGCGGCCTGGTGAAAATCAGCAAGCTGTTTCCCAACGGCAAGGAAGCGATTCTGGGCGTCATCGGCCAGCACGACACCTTTGGCGAACTGCTGCTGCAACCCGAAGAGCGCCGCCCCACCCAGGCCGAGGCGCTGGAACGCACCACCCTGATCGTGCTGCCGCGCAGCGAACTGCAAAAGCTGCTGGGCAGCAAGCCAGATCTGGCCATGAAGCTTATTCGCCTGATGGCCGCCCGCCTCTTTGAAGCGCAGGCCTGGACCGCCACGGTAAGCGCCTACAGCGCCCCGGAGCGCGTCGCCAGCCTTCTCTACCGCCTGGCGCGTGAATTTGGCCGCCCTCACAGCCAGGGCGTGGAACTGAACCTGAAGCTGAACCAGGAAGACATCGCCCGCATGGTGGGCGCCACCCGCGAAACGGTCAGCCACTCGCTGGGCAAGCTGAAACAGGACGGCGCGATTGTCCGCGCCCGCACGCCGATCATCGTGCGGATGGACGCGCTGAAGCGGTACATCGAGCAGGGGAGCTGA
- a CDS encoding acyl-CoA dehydrogenase C-terminal domain-containing protein gives MPTYKAPLRDIKFLMNELLDAPGQLAQMPYYAQNETADADLLSQVLDEAARFVESELVPLNAVGDKEGCTRHENGDVTTPTGFKAAYQKYTQAGWSALDADPNYGGQGMPHLISNVLVEMMNSANVAWAMYPGLSHGAYSALHAVGSDELKNLYLPKIVSGEWTGTMCLTEPHAGTDLGMIRTKASDNGDGSYSITGTKIFISAGEHDMAENIVHLVLARLDGSPEGTKGISLFLVPKFIPGADGRVGERNGVVCGSLEHKMGIHGNATAVLNFDGAKGWLVGEVNKGMNHMFIMMNAARLGTGLQGLGLGEVAYQNALAYAKDRTQMRHEPRVNPSEQADPIIVHPDVRRMLLTGKAYSEAGRAMAMWLALSLDTEHHHPDEAKRKEAADLVALLTPIAKAFMTDNGFNVAVQSQQVFGGHGYIQEWGMEQFVRDARIGQIYEGTNGIQALDLLGRKVLMDGGKKLQKLAGTLQAFVEEHEDDEAIGEYVSQLGKAAQQLGSLTMVVGQKAMQEGGADEVNAAAVDYLRFFGHVVYGYLWARMAKIAQDKIDAGQDKDGFYLAKVQTARFYFAKLFPEIKTLATTIKAGNETLAVDDRVFGLDRQLVGA, from the coding sequence ATGCCCACCTACAAAGCCCCCCTGCGCGACATCAAGTTCCTGATGAACGAGCTGCTGGACGCCCCCGGCCAGCTGGCCCAGATGCCCTACTACGCCCAGAACGAGACGGCCGACGCCGATCTGCTGAGCCAGGTGCTGGACGAGGCCGCGCGCTTCGTGGAAAGCGAACTGGTGCCCCTGAACGCTGTGGGCGACAAGGAAGGCTGCACCCGCCACGAGAACGGCGACGTGACCACCCCCACGGGCTTCAAGGCCGCGTACCAGAAGTACACCCAGGCCGGCTGGTCCGCGCTGGACGCCGACCCCAACTACGGCGGCCAGGGCATGCCCCACCTGATCAGCAACGTGCTGGTCGAGATGATGAACTCCGCGAACGTGGCCTGGGCCATGTACCCCGGCCTGTCGCACGGGGCCTACTCTGCCCTGCACGCCGTGGGCAGCGACGAGCTGAAGAACCTGTACCTGCCCAAGATCGTGTCTGGCGAGTGGACCGGCACCATGTGCCTCACCGAGCCCCACGCCGGCACCGACCTGGGCATGATCCGCACCAAGGCCAGCGACAACGGCGACGGCTCCTACAGCATTACGGGCACCAAGATCTTTATCTCCGCCGGTGAGCACGACATGGCCGAGAACATCGTGCACCTCGTGCTGGCCCGCCTGGACGGCAGCCCCGAGGGCACCAAGGGCATCTCGCTGTTCCTGGTGCCCAAGTTCATCCCGGGCGCTGACGGCCGCGTGGGCGAGCGCAACGGCGTGGTGTGCGGCAGCCTGGAACACAAGATGGGCATTCATGGCAACGCCACGGCCGTTCTGAACTTCGACGGGGCCAAGGGCTGGCTGGTCGGCGAAGTGAACAAGGGCATGAACCACATGTTCATCATGATGAACGCCGCGCGACTGGGCACCGGCCTGCAGGGCCTGGGCCTGGGCGAGGTGGCCTACCAGAACGCCCTGGCCTACGCCAAGGACCGCACCCAGATGCGCCACGAGCCCCGCGTGAACCCCAGCGAGCAGGCCGACCCCATCATCGTGCACCCTGACGTGCGCCGCATGCTGCTGACCGGCAAGGCCTACAGCGAGGCCGGGCGCGCCATGGCGATGTGGCTGGCCCTGAGCCTGGACACCGAGCACCACCACCCCGACGAGGCCAAGCGCAAGGAAGCCGCCGATCTGGTGGCCCTGCTGACCCCCATCGCCAAGGCCTTTATGACCGACAACGGCTTTAACGTGGCGGTGCAGAGCCAGCAGGTGTTTGGCGGCCACGGCTACATTCAGGAATGGGGCATGGAGCAGTTCGTCCGTGACGCCCGCATCGGCCAGATTTACGAGGGCACCAACGGCATTCAGGCGCTGGACCTGCTGGGCCGCAAGGTGCTGATGGACGGCGGCAAGAAGCTGCAGAAGCTGGCCGGCACCCTTCAGGCCTTTGTGGAAGAGCACGAGGACGACGAGGCCATTGGCGAGTACGTGTCGCAGCTGGGCAAGGCCGCGCAGCAGCTGGGCTCGCTGACGATGGTTGTGGGCCAGAAGGCCATGCAGGAGGGCGGCGCCGACGAGGTGAACGCCGCCGCCGTGGACTACCTGCGCTTCTTCGGCCATGTGGTGTACGGCTACCTGTGGGCCCGCATGGCCAAGATCGCCCAGGACAAGATTGACGCCGGTCAGGACAAGGACGGCTTCTACCTCGCCAAGGTGCAGACGGCCCGGTTCTACTTTGCCAAGCTGTTCCCCGAGATCAAGACGCTGGCCACCACCATCAAGGCCGGCAACGAAACCCTGGCCGTGGACGACCGCGTGTTCGGCCTGGACAGGCAGCTCGTCGGCGCGTAA
- a CDS encoding winged helix-turn-helix domain-containing protein encodes MTPQASLQITDPAAARALRQHHAFLGLFVQPQSPSEVAARAGMAANLVHHHARRLTDCGLLFEQRREGGRVYFQLAAREFRVPMTLLPPGDAQGNGTADLQDLSDGFLRAYERSWALVHDGEEDVYGFGDAHQPAPPMTPPDAPSPEGHPAHLDRLTLHLSPQRYRQLARALSALLEEAQTEGHSAGGVPCTLAVLAFRAEDTPHRSLSRAVNSFLGADPA; translated from the coding sequence ATGACCCCACAGGCGTCCCTGCAGATCACCGACCCCGCAGCGGCCCGCGCGCTGCGCCAGCATCACGCTTTTCTGGGCCTGTTCGTCCAGCCCCAGTCGCCCAGCGAGGTGGCGGCGCGGGCGGGGATGGCGGCCAACCTCGTGCACCACCACGCCCGGCGCCTGACCGATTGCGGGCTGCTGTTCGAGCAGCGGCGCGAAGGCGGACGGGTGTACTTTCAGCTGGCCGCCCGCGAATTTCGCGTGCCCATGACGCTGCTGCCGCCCGGCGACGCGCAAGGCAACGGCACCGCTGACCTGCAGGACTTGAGTGACGGCTTCCTGCGCGCCTACGAGCGGTCCTGGGCCCTGGTCCATGACGGTGAAGAGGACGTGTATGGCTTTGGCGATGCCCACCAGCCGGCCCCGCCCATGACCCCGCCCGATGCCCCCAGCCCAGAGGGCCACCCGGCCCATCTGGACCGCCTCACCCTGCACCTGAGCCCACAGCGATACCGGCAGCTGGCCCGCGCCCTGAGTGCCCTGCTGGAGGAAGCCCAGACGGAAGGCCACAGCGCCGGCGGGGTGCCCTGCACCCTGGCCGTGCTGGCTTTCCGCGCCGAGGACACGCCCCACCGCAGCCTGTCGCGTGCCGTGAACAGCTTTCTGGGCGCTGACCCAGCCTGA
- a CDS encoding GreA/GreB family elongation factor: MPHTTQLTPEGHERLQRLLQQEYARLEEARRVVQEQLSANDNENLGLSAAQQDLLALQERIAGLEDSLAQATVLAPAPGAPDTAQLGSLVTLQDMASGRERRLQLVAPLEASAVAGERPRVSTESPVGQALLGRRVGETFTVNLGSRSATYRVLSLDS, from the coding sequence ATGCCCCACACCACCCAACTCACCCCGGAAGGCCACGAGCGCCTGCAGCGCCTGTTGCAGCAGGAGTACGCCCGCCTGGAAGAGGCCCGCCGCGTGGTGCAAGAGCAGCTGAGCGCCAACGACAACGAGAACCTGGGCCTCAGCGCCGCGCAGCAGGATCTGCTGGCCCTGCAAGAGCGCATCGCCGGGCTGGAAGACAGTCTGGCGCAGGCCACTGTGCTGGCGCCTGCCCCCGGTGCCCCCGACACCGCCCAGCTGGGCAGCCTGGTGACCTTGCAAGACATGGCGTCCGGGCGCGAACGGCGCTTGCAACTGGTGGCACCCCTGGAGGCTTCGGCAGTGGCGGGCGAGCGGCCACGGGTGAGCACCGAGAGCCCGGTGGGGCAGGCCCTGCTGGGGCGCCGGGTGGGCGAGACCTTCACGGTGAACCTGGGGTCCCGGAGTGCCACCTACCGCGTGCTGAGCCTGGACAGTTGA
- a CDS encoding TAXI family TRAP transporter solute-binding subunit — translation MKRRMLSLATLLLCAPLSGAATPTFLNVATGSSTGTYSTMFKNIGKVCAQSAYLKERGTSGSLENIDLLLGNEVSLAFVQSDVLKAKEQIDGDARVQNIKALLPLHSEEVHLFAKPVVQKRDLLGRVTTTGVGTFNDLKGKRVAAWGGSIITARVLSAKLGVPFAVLSVKDRDSAFALLRANQADAVLAVVGQPATWVKDLSGVNLIPVPYAPALQGIYTSAKLLYPTLGAGSVPTVAVQSVLATRDFKTPEKKDLLLKYQKCAMSKLVNLQEDEGMHPKWQEVTFKTWPWPQYK, via the coding sequence ATGAAGCGACGCATGCTGTCTCTGGCGACCCTGCTGCTGTGCGCCCCCCTGAGCGGGGCCGCCACGCCCACCTTTCTGAACGTGGCGACGGGCAGCTCGACGGGCACCTACTCCACCATGTTCAAGAACATTGGCAAGGTGTGCGCCCAGAGCGCCTACCTGAAAGAACGCGGCACCAGCGGCAGCCTGGAAAACATTGACCTGCTGCTGGGCAACGAGGTGTCGCTGGCCTTTGTGCAGAGCGACGTGCTGAAGGCCAAAGAGCAGATTGACGGCGACGCCCGCGTGCAGAACATCAAGGCCCTGCTGCCGCTGCACAGCGAAGAAGTGCACCTCTTTGCCAAGCCGGTGGTGCAGAAGCGCGATCTTCTGGGGCGCGTGACCACCACGGGCGTGGGCACCTTCAACGACCTGAAGGGCAAGCGCGTGGCGGCCTGGGGCGGCAGCATCATCACGGCCCGGGTGCTGAGCGCCAAGCTGGGCGTGCCTTTTGCGGTGCTGTCGGTCAAGGACCGCGACTCCGCCTTTGCCCTGCTGCGCGCCAACCAGGCCGACGCGGTGCTGGCCGTGGTGGGCCAACCCGCCACCTGGGTCAAGGACCTGAGCGGCGTGAACCTGATTCCGGTGCCGTACGCGCCGGCCCTGCAGGGCATTTACACCAGCGCCAAGCTGCTGTACCCCACCCTGGGCGCGGGCAGCGTGCCCACCGTGGCCGTGCAGAGCGTGCTGGCCACCCGCGACTTTAAAACCCCCGAGAAGAAGGATCTGCTGCTGAAATACCAGAAGTGCGCCATGAGCAAACTGGTGAACCTGCAGGAAGACGAGGGCATGCACCCCAAATGGCAGGAAGTGACTTTTAAAACTTGGCCCTGGCCGCAGTACAAGTAA
- a CDS encoding excalibur calcium-binding domain-containing protein: MTNILRASALALALLGAAQAATAVTTTTANLRRAPSMSGAVVAVVPQGRLLTVACQGSWCRTTYQGRGGYMARSLLRPVPRSAPLAGQGTRFFASCQAMRRAGVAPLRIGNVGYRVGLDQNRNGWACELGER, translated from the coding sequence ATGACGAACATCCTTCGGGCTTCGGCCCTGGCTCTGGCGCTGCTGGGCGCGGCGCAGGCCGCCACCGCCGTCACCACGACCACCGCCAACCTGCGCCGCGCGCCGTCCATGTCGGGCGCTGTGGTGGCGGTGGTCCCCCAGGGGCGCCTGCTGACGGTGGCCTGCCAGGGCAGCTGGTGCCGCACCACGTACCAGGGCCGGGGCGGCTACATGGCCCGCAGCCTCCTGCGCCCGGTGCCGCGCAGCGCGCCGCTGGCCGGTCAGGGCACCCGCTTTTTCGCTTCTTGCCAGGCCATGCGCCGGGCTGGGGTGGCCCCGCTGCGCATAGGCAACGTGGGCTACCGCGTGGGCCTGGACCAGAACCGCAACGGCTGGGCCTGCGAGCTGGGCGAGCGGTAA